A portion of the Pseudoalteromonas galatheae genome contains these proteins:
- the bfr gene encoding bacterioferritin produces MQGDKEVIVALNKVLANELVGINQYFLHARMFKDFGFSQLDKADYKVSIQKMKNADRLIERILFLEGLPNLQDLGRLKIGENSAEMIDCNMAFEQASLVDLQAAIKLCEEKQDYISREALDKIQNEQEEQIDWLETQQHLIKVMGIENYLQSQL; encoded by the coding sequence ATGCAAGGTGATAAAGAAGTAATTGTCGCGCTTAATAAAGTATTGGCCAATGAGCTAGTGGGCATTAATCAGTACTTTTTACATGCACGTATGTTTAAAGACTTTGGCTTTAGTCAATTAGATAAAGCGGATTATAAAGTTTCAATACAAAAAATGAAAAATGCTGATCGTCTTATCGAACGAATTTTGTTCTTAGAAGGCCTTCCTAATTTACAAGATTTAGGTCGTTTAAAGATTGGTGAAAACAGCGCAGAGATGATTGATTGCAATATGGCATTTGAGCAAGCGTCTTTGGTCGACCTGCAAGCAGCAATTAAATTGTGTGAAGAAAAGCAAGATTACATTAGTCGTGAAGCGTTAGATAAAATCCAAAATGAGCAAGAAGAGCAGATTGATTGGCTTGAAACTCAGCAGCACCTAATTAAAGTGATGGGAATAGAAAACTACTTACAGTCTCAACTATAA
- a CDS encoding (2Fe-2S)-binding protein codes for MYVCICHGVTDKKIAETIDDGARSMRDLSQTLSVGKQCGKCCNCAKKILNEKLIEIVDVTEQVA; via the coding sequence ATGTACGTATGCATTTGTCATGGTGTTACAGATAAAAAGATTGCAGAGACGATAGACGATGGTGCTCGTTCAATGCGTGATCTTAGCCAGACATTATCTGTTGGTAAACAGTGTGGAAAGTGTTGTAACTGTGCGAAGAAAATTTTAAATGAAAAGCTGATTGAGATTGTTGATGTCACTGAGCAGGTTGCGTAA
- the bfr gene encoding bacterioferritin, producing the protein MQGKQKVIDAFNKLLANELAAIDQYFIHSRMYEDWGLSKLYQRLEHEREEETTHADWLIKRILFLEGVPNMTKRRDLLIGQDVKSMMENDLKLELEVVECVKEAIKICEEEQDYQSRETLEKLLFDTEEDHVYWLEQQIRLIDLIGAPNYIQSQL; encoded by the coding sequence ATGCAAGGTAAACAAAAAGTCATCGACGCGTTCAATAAGCTATTAGCCAATGAGCTTGCAGCTATCGATCAATATTTCATCCATTCACGTATGTACGAAGATTGGGGTTTGAGCAAACTATACCAACGCCTTGAGCACGAACGTGAAGAAGAAACAACACATGCAGATTGGTTGATTAAGCGCATTCTTTTCTTGGAAGGGGTACCTAACATGACGAAACGTCGTGATCTACTCATCGGCCAAGATGTTAAGTCTATGATGGAAAACGACTTAAAACTAGAGCTTGAAGTCGTCGAATGCGTCAAAGAAGCAATCAAAATCTGTGAAGAAGAGCAAGATTACCAATCTCGAGAAACACTTGAAAAGCTGTTGTTTGATACAGAAGAAGATCATGTTTACTGGTTAGAGCAGCAAATTCGACTGATAGATCTTATCGGCGCTCCAAATTATATCCAATCTCAGCTTTAA